A single Lolium perenne isolate Kyuss_39 chromosome 6, Kyuss_2.0, whole genome shotgun sequence DNA region contains:
- the LOC139832722 gene encoding BTB/POZ and MATH domain-containing protein 1-like, whose translation MDKVDGFHRFEVRNYSLIKGISAANWVRSGTFPVGGYDWSVVFYPSGCLYAPRAGNMSLYLELMTSGATARAAFVARFVNPATGRSRRIRHSGIGQYNTAHAREGISPMTTAALEATYVDRDSDRLVIEVTLTVMGEPRTSAATRLGVPAPPSSDLPAHLGRLLESGELADVTFQVRGERFAAHRMVLAMRSPVFKAELFGPMSESGCITIQDVDPAVFKLLLHVIYTDAFPAAAMHDLDEDSSRELARHLLAAADRYGMDRLKAQCANILSTSLNAHTVASTLALADLHGCHQLKDACVEFIITLGMDNGSVLTSREDHPHDQQLGCFTFLGCFCKAVASILRIH comes from the coding sequence ATGGACAAGGTGGACGGCTTCCACCGGTTCGAGGTCCGCAACTACAGCCTGATCAAAGGCATCTCCGCCGCCAACTGGGTAAGGTCCGGCACCTTCCCCGTCGGCGGCTACGACTGGTCCGTCGTCTTCTACCCCTCGGGATGCCTCTACGCGCCCAGAGCAGGCAACATGTCGCTCTACCTCGAGCTGATGACCAGCGGCGCCACGGCGAGGGCGGCCTTCGTCGCGCGGTTCGTGAACCCGGCCACGGGGCGGTCGCGGAGGATCCGACACAGCGGGATCGGGCAATACAACACGGCGCATGCCAGGGAAGGAATCAGCCCCATGACGACGGCCGCGCTTGAGGCCACCTACGTCGACCGAGACAGCGACCGCCTCGTCATCGAGGTCACCCTCACCGTCATGGGCGAGCCCCGCACGTCCGCGGCGACACGGCTGGGCGTCCCGGCGCCGCCGTCGTCGGACCTACCGGCGCACCTGGGGCGCCTGCTGGAGTCCGGGGAGCTGGCGGACGTCACGTTCCAAGTGCGGGGGGAGAGGTTCGCCGCGCACAGGATGGTGCTCGCCATGAGGTCGCCGGTGTTCAAGGCGGAGCTCTTTGGGCCGATGAGCGAGAGCGGGTGCATCACGATCCAAGACGTGGATCCTGCCGTCTTCAAGCTCCTGCTCCACGTCATCTACACGGACGCCTTCCCTGCTGCTGCCATGCACGATCTCGACGAGGACTCCAGCCGAGAGCTCGCGCGGCATCTGCTCGCCGCAGCTGATCGGTACGGCATGGATAGGCTCAAGGCGCAGTGCGCCAACATCTTGTCGACCAGCCTCAACGCGCATACTGTTGCTAGTACGTTGGCTTTAGCTGATCTGCACGGCTGCCACCAGCTTAAGGATGCTTGTGTTGAGTTCATCATCACATTAGGCATGGACAATGGCTCGGTGCTAACAAGCAGGGAGGATCACCCACACGACCAGCAGCTCGGTTGTTTCACTTTCCTCGGATGTTTCTGCAAGGCAGTCGCCAGCATCCTTAGAATCCACTAA
- the LOC127309815 gene encoding CASP-like protein 1U3 translates to MARDKSGASNATSLALRIATVALSVASTVMMASASASTTGSPAPTPASNVSYSDYSSLRYSLAANVVSAALQALAVYLTTTKVRGNIGEHEAKAAKSLAQLVDTAAQVLLYSSSAMSFAVDDFGSCGQRLNGVCKLAGEFCRQVHVSGAISIAAAVALSVSLYIEDVVPISVSLDGDGCKSGAGCERGCHCDH, encoded by the coding sequence ATGGCTCGTGACAAGTCCGGCGCTTCGAACGCGACCAGCCTCGCGCTGCGCATCGCCACGGTGGCGCTTTCGGTGGCGTCAACGGTCATGATGGCCTCGGCCTCGGCCTCGACCACCGGGAGCCCCGCTCCGACTCCGGCGAGCAACGTCTCCTACAGCGACTACAGCTCCTTGAGGTATTCATTGGCCGCCAACGTGGTATCCGCAGCTCTGCAGGCGCTGGCGGTGTACCTGACGACGACGAAGGTGCGCGGCAACATCGGGGAGCATGAGGCGAAGGCGGCCAAGTCGCTGGCCCAGCTCGTCGACACCGCCGCGCAGGTGCTCCTCTACTCGTCGTCGGCCATGTCGTTTGCCGTGGACGACTTCGGCTCCTGCGGCCAGAGGCTCAACGGCGTCTGCAAGTTGGCGGGGGAGTTCTGCCGTCAGGTCCATGTCTCCGGAGCTATCTCGATCGCGGCCGCCGTCGCCCTGTCCGTGTCGCTGTACATCGAGGATGTTGTGCCCATCTCGGTTTCATTGGACGGAGATGGATGTAAGTCAGGAGCTGGTTGTGAGCGTGGCTGCCATTGCGACCATTAG